One window of Chionomys nivalis chromosome 10, mChiNiv1.1, whole genome shotgun sequence genomic DNA carries:
- the Isca2 gene encoding iron-sulfur cluster assembly 2 homolog, mitochondrial, with the protein MAATRPLSLTATAIRAVIPWRQGRLLAPSPGLLTRWEATSSIPEAGEGQIRLTDSCVQRLLEITEGSEFLRLQVEGGGCSGFQYKFSLDTVINPDDRVFEQGGARVVVDSDSLAFVKGAQVDFSQELIRSSFQVLNNPQAQQGCSCGSSFSIKI; encoded by the exons ATGGCGGCCACTAGGCCCTTGTCCCTAACGGCCACGGCGATCAGGGCAGTCATTCCCTGGCGCCAGGGCAG GCTCCTCGCGCCCTCTCCTGGGCTCTTGACCCGGTGGGAAGCGACGTCCTCCATTCCAGAGGCTGGCGAGGGACAGATCCGCCTCACAGACAGCTGCGTCCAG aGGCTTCTGGAAATCACCGAAGGGTCAGAATTCCTCAGGCTGCAAGTGGAGGGAGGTGGATGCTCCGGATTCCAATACAAATTTTCACTGGATACAGTTATTAACCCCGACGACAG GGTATTTGAACAGGGTGGGGCAAGAGTGGTGGTTGACAGTGATAGCTTGGCCTTCGTGAAAGGGGCTCAGGTGGACTTCAGCCAAGAACTGATCCGAAGCTCATTCCAAGTGCTGAATAATCCTCAGGCCCAGCAAGGCTGCTCCTGTGGGTCATCCTTCTCTATCAAAATCTGA
- the Npc2 gene encoding NPC intracellular cholesterol transporter 2: MRFLGCTILLLALAAATRAEPLRFKDCGSKVGVIKEVNVSPCPTQPCELHKGQSYSVNVTFTSGTQSENSSATVYGILAGLPVFFPIPEPDGCKSGINCPIQKDKTYSYLNKLPVKSEYPSIKLVVKWELQDDKKQNLFCWEIPVEIKG; encoded by the exons ATGCGTTTCCTGGGCTGCACGATCCTTCTGCTGGCGCTCGCCGCCGCCACCCGGGCCGAGCCCCTGCGCTTCAAGGACTGCG gttctaAGGTCGGAGTTATAAAGGAGGTGAATGTGAGCCCATGCCCCACCCAGCCCTGTGAGCTGCACAAAGGCCAGTCTTACAGTGTCAATGTCACCTTCACTAGTG GCACTCAGTCGGAGAACAGCTCTGCCACAGTGTACGGCATCCTGGCAGGACTCCCTGTCTTCTTCCCCATCCCTGAGCCCGACGGTTGTAAGTCTGGAATCAACTGCCCCATCCAGAAAGACAAGACCTACAGCTACCTGAATAAACTCCCCGTGAAGAGTGAATACCCCTCT ataaAGCTGGTGGTGAAATGGGAGCTTCAAGAtgacaaaaagcaaaacctcttctgcTGGGAGATTCCAGTGGAGATCAAAGGTTAA